actggctgagccttgtggtcccttccaacccggactgattctatgattctatgttgaggtggaacctcctgtgctggagtttctatccattgctccttgtcctatcccagggtgtgactgagcagagcctgtcccctccctcctgacccccagccatcacgtattgataaacatttcttaaatcccctctcagtcctctcttctccagactgaacccccccaggtccctcagcctctcctcacagggcagtgctgcagtcccttcagcaccctcgtggccctctgttggacctctctccagcagatccctgtccctctggagctggggagcccaaaactggctgcaacattccaggtgaggtctgctCTGAAGCTCCTGGTGATGGCTGAAGGCACCACCTCCAAGATGTGCTTTACCTGGAGAGGGGACAAGAAGGTGTGGCCTAGGCGTGGGGATAGACACAGCTGTGCCACAAGCCCTGTGGGGCTTCCAGGGCCACTTGCAGACCTGGTGGCtgtcctctccctgcccagctgtcctccagcagcactaggcagaggagaaagcagctcAGGGGCAGCCCCTGCGGGCTGGGGCCAGTGGAggaagcagcccaggacatgcgcaggctgtgtgcagctctaACCACAGGTGGTGGCAGGGCTGCTTGCTCTGACCCTCCCTTTGTTGGGCAAAGAGGAATCCACCCAGGGCTTCACTGCAAGCTTTCCTCCCTGGGTGGCAGGTTTCtggtggcaggagctggcatgCACAGCACAGGGCTCAGAGGAACACCTGGGACTGGCTGCCACCCCTCCCTGGCACCgcactcctcctcttcctccccttttcctgaTTGTCATCCACTTCAGCCTTCACCTTCACCAAGAACCTCCTCACCAGGACCAAGGCTGGGGGTGAGTTGCCACAGTCCTAGActttttggctggttggttggttggttgggctTCTTGCTGTTGGAAAAGGAACTTGACTTGGGCtgcaaggaagaggagggatgGGGAGCTGAGGGTTGTCTCCTTCACTTCTGCTTGCCATGAGGGtttgcttccctttctctttccactCCATGCCTGTCAGTAGTGTGACAGACAAGGTCAGAAGTTGGCAGGGGCTGTACCCAGCACCTTCTGCTGGAAATCCCTTTCTAGGGGATCCTgcttctggcagaggggttggactcagtgattcctggaggtcccttccaccccctaacgCTCTGGGATCTTCCAGCTACCCGTAGGACCTTGGGGAAGTGCAGGCTGGTGGTTTCTGGGTTCCCTTCTCTTTAGGGCAAATAAGAGGCAGAGAACAAGGATTCAACCAAGGCTGCCTTGTCAGGCAGCCCTGACTGCTGTGGAAGCAGTAAGACCTGGGCTTTGGGGCACCCCCAAGCTCTTAGAGGCCACAGCAAGTGGgtcacacagaatcccagagtggtagaggttggaagggacctctagagatcattgagtccaaaccccccaccctgccagagctggaccacctagagcaggtcagacaggaacacagccaggtgggtttggaaggtctccagagaagaagactccacaacccctctgggtagacttctccagggctccagcagccttacATGggacagtgaaagaaaagggaTGTTGCAAACCTCAAAGGCTCTTGTCTGGTCCTGAGGAGTTAGCCctcaggggggtggtggtgccATGACAGAGAGCGTTGAAAGTcaagggggtggtggtggccacccaggagctggctgccctgAGAAAGCTGcaagaaatggaaggaaaatgagGCTAATCAGGAAAGCTCAGCTGGTTGGGAATGGTCACGGGTCAGGAAAAATGGCACCAGCCTGCACTCCAGCCCTGCTTGTGGGAAGCTGTCAGATGTCCCCAGCCAAAGGGAATCTTCCACCTGTCTGTCACCTTGGGGTGACCCTGACCTCAAAACCCAGTTTGTGACTGATGGATCTGTGAATTCTTCTGGTTTGTGTCACCTCTTTTGGGCATCCCCTGGGTGTCTTCTCCTCGTCATGCCCACACCTCTGTTCTTCTGATGCTGACGTTCAGCTCTGATTCTCCACCTTCAGAGGCACATTGCAGCCCCATGCAGAGCCCCAGGCTTGCCCAATGCCTCtgtcctgctgggctggcttTGGGTACTGGGGGTCATCTCTGCACATGACAGGATTTGTGCTGGAAGACCCTTTGGGGGCTTCCTTGAAGGGGCATTTGGGCATCTCCATCCCCTTCGTGGTGCCCACTCCAGGCATGGAGGactccagcctggctgttgtgtgtctgtgttttcATGAGGACACAGTCAGGCAGTCTCAGGGCTGCCTGAGGAGATGTGGAGTGATGGTGTCCAGGCAGCCATGCAGCTGGGTGATGTCCCAGAgcttgggcagctgctggccacagagcAGCGGTGCCCATCCTGACATGGCTGCCAAAACAAAATGGCAGCCCCGAGCAGGTGGTCGAAAGGCCTCCTTCTGCCTGTGGAACGTCCTCCCCACAGCCTTGTGAGTACCTCCCTGCCACACTATCCACCAGGGCCACCTCCCTGTGGGGCTCTAAGCTGAGCAGGGGGGGCTCCAAGTaaagagaaggaacaaaaatcctttttcactgtgagggtgacagagccctggagcaggctgcccagggaggttgtggagtctccttcactgcaggctttccaaacccacctggaggggttcctgctccagcaggggggggttggtctggctgatcttctgaggtccctcccagcccctagcatcctgtgattctctgcacCTTGTCCCCTCTGTGCTGTTTGCAGATCCTTCCATGGAGCCTGTGgaagggaagaagttcttctggaAGAAAATCATCATCCCAGGCCTGGGCTTCGGCTCTGgcttgtttttcttcatttatctTCATCAGCTCAAGACTCcctggctggagcagcacactcccagccccacctccctcccagcccaggtccagcagagcagtgccctGCCGCAGGGTGACCCCAGGCTGaccatcctgctgtggcagtggccCTTTGGGCACCACTTTGACTTCATGAACTGCTCCCAGCTCTACAGCACCCCTGACTGCCACTTCACTGTGGACCACAGCTGGTCCCAAAAGGCCCAGGCCGTGGTGGTTCACCACAGGGATGTGTGCTGGGATGCACAGAAGCTGACCCAGATCCCCAGGCTCCAGTCCCAGCGCTGGATCTGGTTCAACCTAGAGTCCCCAAGCCACTCGCCCAACTTAGGTTCCATGAACAACCTCTTCAACCTGACCATGTCTTACAGGAAAGACTCAGACATCTTCACTCCTTatggggagctgcagctcctcggtgagccccagcccctcagcatcccaCCCAAGACCAAGCTGGTGGCCTGGGTGGTCAGCAACTGGGTGGAAAGCTCCTACCGAGTCAAGTACTACAGGGAGCTGAAGGACCACATCAAAGTGGACATCTATGGGAGGTATCACTTGCCCCTGCCTCAGGACAAGCTCCTCAGCACCCTGGCCCAGTACCAATTCTACCTGGCTTTCGAGAACTCCCAACATGAAGACTACATCACTGAGAAGCTTTGGCGGAACGCTTTGTCCTCCGGCGCCGTCCCGGTGGTGCTGGGACCCTCGCGAGGGAACTACGAACGCTTCCTGCCCCCCGACGCCTTCATCCACGTCGAGGACTTTGCCAGCGCCAAGGACCTGGCACACTACCTGCAGGAGCTGAGTCAGGACACTGGGAGGTACCAGAGCTACTTCCAGTGGCGCAGGTGGTTGAAGCCCAGCGCTGGGCTCggctgggctgcagacctgTGCAAAGCCTGCCACTACCTG
Above is a genomic segment from Indicator indicator isolate 239-I01 chromosome 36, UM_Iind_1.1, whole genome shotgun sequence containing:
- the LOC128978261 gene encoding 4-galactosyl-N-acetylglucosaminide 3-alpha-L-fucosyltransferase FUT6-like — encoded protein: MGSGRSFSQQLVAALGCQVSAAGEEEEEEEEEGDADGRRVAARPHGGGSDAGEELWPEEIVDPSMEPVEGKKFFWKKIIIPGLGFGSAQVQQSSALPQGDPRLTILLWQWPFGHHFDFMNCSQLYSTPDCHFTVDHSWSQKAQAVVVHHRDVCWDAQKLTQIPRLQSQRWIWFNLESPSHSPNLGSMNNLFNLTMSYRKDSDIFTPYGELQLLGEPQPLSIPPKTKLVAWVVSNWVESSYRVKYYRELKDHIKVDIYGRYHLPLPQDKLLSTLAQYQFYLAFENSQHEDYITEKLWRNALSSGAVPVVLGPSRGNYERFLPPDAFIHVEDFASAKDLAHYLQELSQDTGRYQSYFQWRRWLKPSAGLGWAADLCKACHYLHTTESRYQVVPDLSQWFV